A genomic window from Daphnia carinata strain CSIRO-1 chromosome 9, CSIRO_AGI_Dcar_HiC_V3, whole genome shotgun sequence includes:
- the LOC130697304 gene encoding chaoptin-like, producing MEYTHTSPMRKLILPTSIASLLLSCLFILFLAVTVKANTQYVVPCSFNPMCSCKMSQSSLLVKRDDYLKEMDVQNRTSSELAADGTQKESRLEEDMSTIMEAGSMEQAFDVSCVGVPFAFLPALPSGKLSHVDIVSSGLEVAELISPSRISSSIAPRIQIESLRLMSNKICHIDDNLFRGMEDDLKSLDLSYNELDEIPVGPLHTLRALVWANFHSNQISSLEGLGQLWTHLSPSLDALFLGNNDIMALQRSKSNDQGWDGWGHSLALLRNLNWLNLDGNQLTDLPTDTLPRQLHTLSVAHNRIIRFPSKCVEQLRDLRWLDLRGNFISELPIDTIRTEPGSKLRLKKLDLGENLISSLQGGAMFNRSLHVRDLYLDYNRIPRIPDSAFRGTNVNRLYLAGNGLFSIDERAFHSLSSTLTLLDLDRNKLSTYPAALDHLKKLRFLYLTNNRMSYLPHGTFASFGLQLEELNLASNRLEDFPATALRNCPKLIHLNLAHNVIENVTKDMFYGWAESMEILNLKGNKIKELPSRLFQHSLKIRELSLSFNPLKAISDDAFVDIADTLESLELNMVFEEDSFPVALLRSLRQLRWLSLESNGIMSLPALTLDLDKLQYLSLEGNRIAALNSKFFRGAKLRSLRDVRLSHNRIQFLPKHTFHNLEAVTNVALASNRIQVIQHSAFDHLPKLVTLSLANNHIDRLEAGAFLRLPSLLKIDLQSNKLQEFSWDAISNCTNVFMAASLNLSNNLITSLEYGAELETNRLHMKSIDLSHNMLAIFPNTDFLSVIAVGSLKRLLLGYNKIKTLPDRMLSTSCQNLQVLDVQHNLIQEVGRYTLMGATSLQSVDFSGNLLEQLPMNFFANLRRLRIVNLSNNRIRLISNDIFDGTAIETLSIAHNYLTKFPSSLSSISSTLINLDVSHNQIDHLDAVMLSYTPNLVSLNLAHNKLTLLSDNVFSYLNGLVSLDLSYNAIRANFKELFHEIQHVKKLNLASTGINNWPHLPLPSLIALNLSYNALDCRTINEIPANTVIRLGRIRSLDLSRNRFTVVPSFLWQYMPLLKHLDLSSNPIRSINRDSFAGLVRVQTLNLQSVGVPVLENVDSDSLHSLFSLTQIKMQTWPGSHLSQILGGLRGLRKLDIEVRGPVLSSQLNYIATVDAAPKLKDIEVSGSFLKTINPDVFANTGIHTMPECSISLKHTAVRYLPERFVNGLEGCTSLALDLRSNALQTIELQSIKTNNSLSGTSTKHLAGGLWLESNQLTCSCENAWIAKWLTRWNLETTSMGHLIIRLPDEILCRDPASLKFNNLFDQPISIEACSNSAITALRFSVREQFSIVFFVLVSLLYVL from the exons ATGGAATATACTCACACTAGTCCCATGAGGAAACTAATTCTACCGACATCAATTGCATCGCTGCTGCTATCCTGCCTCTTTATACTGTTTCTGGCGGTGACAGTGAAAGCGAATACGCAGTATGTCGTTCCTTGCAGCTTCAACCCCATGTGTTCGTGCAAGATGTCACAATCGTCACTCTTGGTCAAAAGAGACGATTATTTAAAGGAAATGGATGTGCAAAACCGAACATCATCCGAGTTGGCAGCGGATGGAACACAGAAAGAGAGTAGACTGGAAGAAGATATGTCCACTATCATGGAGGCTGGCAGCATGGAACAAGCATTCGACGTGTCATGTGTTGGCGTCCCATTTGCATTTTTACCAG CATTGCCATCTGGAAAGCTTTCCCATGTGGACATAGTTAGCTCTGGGTTGGAAGTCGCTGAGCTAATCTCTCCCTCGaggatttcttcttccatcgcGCCACGCATCCAAATCGAATCGTTACGTCTTATGAGCAACAAGATCTGCCACATTGATGATAATTTATTCAG AGGTATGGAAGATGATTTGAAATCGTTGGACCTGAGTTATAATGAATTGGACGAGATTCCGGTTGGTCCTCTGCATACTCTGCGAGCATTGGTGTGGGCGAATTTTCACAG TAACCAGATTTCGTCATTAGAAGGACTAGGGCAATTATGGACTCATTTATCGCCCAGCTTAGACGCTCTTTTTCTGGGAAACAATGACATTATGGCCCTTCAAAGATCGAAAAGCAATG aTCAAGGATGGGATGGCTGGGGCCATTCTCTTGCATTACTGCGGAATTTGAACTGGCTCAACTTGGATG GCAACCAACTAACGGATCTACCAACAGACACTCTACCACGTCAACTGCACACACTAAGTGTTGCTCATAATCGTATAATAAGGTTTCCGAGCAAGTGTGTTGAGCAACTTCGTGATTTACGATGGCTCGATTTGCGGGGCAATTTCATCAGTGAATTACCGATTGACACCATTCGTACAGAGCCGGGCTCCAAGTTGCGACTGAAAAAGTTAGATCTAGGAGAGAACTTGATTAGTTCTTTGCAAGGAGGAGCAATGTTCAACCGCAGTCTTCACGTTCGCGATCTCTACCTCGACTATAACCGAATACCTCGAATACCTGATTCGGCATTTCGCGGCACGAACGTGAATCGCTTGTATCTTGCTGGGAACGGGCTGTTTAGTATTGACGAACGGGCGTTCCACTCATTATCGTCAACCCTGACACTACTTGATTTGGATAGGAACAAACTAAGTACCTACCCGGCAGCGCTCGATCATCTGAAAAAGTTACGGTTTCTTTATTTGACAAATAACCGCATGTCTTATTTACCTCATGGTACTTTTGCTAGCTTCGGCTTGCAACTAGAAGAATTGAATTTAGCAAGTAACAGATTAG AAGACTTCCCAGCCACCGCTCTTCGAAATTGTCCGAAATTGATTCACCTAAACCTAGCTCACAACGTGATTGAAAATGTAACGAAAGACATGTTTTACGGTTGGGCAGAAAGCATGGAAATTCTGAATTTGAAAGGAAACAAGATCAAGGAATTGCCATCACGTCTCTTCCAACACTCTCTCAAGATCCGCGAACTAAGCCTGTCTTTTAATCCATTGAAGGCTATCAGTGATGACGCATTTGTAGATATCGCGGATACGCTAGAATCACTAGAACTGAACATGGTGTTTGAGGAGGACTCGTTCCCCGTTGCACTGCTGCGATCTTTGCGTCAACTAAGGTGGCTATCGTTGGAATCCAATGGCATTATGTCATTACCAGCTTTAACGCTGGATCTTGATAAACTCCAGTACCTGAGTTTAGAGGGAAACCGAATCGCTGCATTAAATAGCAAGTTTTTCAGAGGTGCAAAGCTACGCTCGCTTCGAGATGTACGTTTATCTCACAATCGTATCCAATTTCTACCAAAACACACTTTCCACAATCTAG AGGCAGTCACTAACGTCGCACTTGCAAGCAATCGCATTCAAGTTATTCAACATTCTGCGTTTGATCACTTACCGAAACTTGTAACACTGAGTTTGGCGAATAACCACATCGACAGACTAGAGGCCGGCGCCTTTCTACGGCTTCCTAGCTTACTCAAGATTGATCTTCAATCAAATAAACTACAAGAATTTAGCTGGGATGCTATATCCAATTGCACGAATGTGTTCATGGCGGCAAGTCTCAATCTATCAAACAACTTGATAACTAGTCTCGAATACGGCGCAGAGCTCGAGACCAACCGGCTCCATATGAAATCCATCGATTTGAGTCATAACATGCTGGCGATTTTCCCTAACACAGATTTTCTATCTGTAATTGCTGTTGGTAGCCTAAAGAGACTACTACTTGGGTATAATAAGATCAAAACGCTGCCTGATCGGATGCTGTCTACAAGTTGCCAAAATTTGCAAGTGCTGGATGTGCAACACAACCTTATACAAGAAGTGGGGCGCTACACCTTGATGGGCGCCACCAGCTTACAGAGCGTTGATTTCAGCGGAAACCTACTTGAACAACTTCCAATGAACTTCTTTGCTAACCTAAGGCGGTTGCGCATTGTTAATCTCTCGAATAACCGAAtacgtttaatttcgaacGATATCTTTGACGGAACGGCCATTGAGACGTTAAGCATCGCCCATAATTATTTGACCAAATTCCCCAGTTCTCTGTCATCTATATCTTCAACTTTAATTAACCTGGACGTTTCACACAACCAAATCGATCACTTAGATGCCGTAATGTTATCCTACACACCTAATCTGGTTTCCTTGAACTTGGCGCATAACAAATTGACTTTGTTATCCGacaatgttttttcttacctcaACGGACTGGTATCTCTTGACTTAAGTTACAATGCCATCAGGGCTAATTTCAAAGAGCTGTTTCACGAAATTCaacatgtaaaaaaattgaatctGGCAAGTACTGGCATCAACAATTGGCCACATCTCCCATTGCCAAGTTTGATTGCTTTAAACCTATCGTACAATGCACTGGATTGTCGGACGATTAACGAGATCCCAGCCAACACAGTAATTCGCCTTGGACGCATAAGAAGTCTTGATCTGTCGCGGAATCGCTTCACTGTTGTTCCTAGCTTCCTGTGGCAGTATATGCCTCTACTGAAGCATTTGGATCTTTCGTCTAATCCCATCCGTAGCATCAACCGTGACAGTTTCGCCGGCTTAGTCAGAGTACAAACACTCAATCTTCAATCCGTTGGGGTTCCTGTACTCGAAAACGTCGACAGCGATTCGTTGCATTCGCTTTTTTCCTTAACTCAAATAAAGATGCAGACGTGGCCTGGATCGCATCTTTCTCAGATATTGGGCGGATTGCGTGGTTTACGCAAACTTGATATTGAAGTAAGAGGCCCTGTTCTTTCCTCCCAATTGAACTACATCGCCACAGTTGATGCAGCACCAAAGTTGAAAGACATTGAAGTATCTGGATCCTTTCTCAAGACCATAAATCCAGATGTCTTCGCTAACACTGGAATTCACACTATGCCAGAATGCAGCATTTCCCTCAAG CACACTGCAGTGAGGTATTTACCGGAGCGGTTTGTAAATGGCCTCGAAGGATGCACTTCCCTTGCTTTAGATTTGAGGTCAAACGCCTTGCAAACGATCGAGTTACAATCTATCAAAACTAATAACTCGCTGTCGGGGACGTCAACAAAACACCTCGCAG GTGGCCTTTGGTTGGAAAGCAACCAGTTAACGTGTTCCTGCGAAAACGCTTGGATTGCAAAATGGCTGACAAGATGGAATTTAGAGACAACTTCCATGGGACATTTAATAATTAGATTGCCCGATGAAATTCTTTGTCGAGATCCCGCCAGCCTCAAATTTAATAATCTATTTGATCAACCAATAAGCATAGAGGCATGTAGTAATTCAGCAATCACTGCTCTTCGCTTTTCTGTTCGAGAGCAATTTtctattgtattttttgtgttGGTATCCCTTCTATATGTTTTGTGA